A single region of the Geobacillus subterraneus genome encodes:
- a CDS encoding YlaI family protein — MRVKCMLCEQIDTIDDESPLAKRLRNRPIHTYMCRQCHDRIAEKTKQRLATGKFRFYRGVRADDDW; from the coding sequence ATGAGAGTCAAATGTATGCTTTGCGAACAAATTGATACGATTGATGATGAATCACCGCTCGCCAAACGGCTGCGCAACCGCCCGATCCATACGTATATGTGCCGCCAATGCCATGACCGCATTGCTGAAAAAACAAAGCAGCGACTGGCGACCGGAAAATTCCGTTTCTACCGCGGCGTCCGCGCTGACGATGACTGGTGA
- a CDS encoding YlaH-like family protein → MNVLERLTFFASLYDVHGNPERGMWLLYATVLLLSALVYRLGFARRLPLLKSVIIYTLLALGCTILTFFAVFLPVAEGLAVAALVLIIYKVRLKQAKQEEKP, encoded by the coding sequence GTGAATGTGCTCGAACGGCTGACGTTTTTCGCTTCACTCTATGACGTGCACGGCAATCCCGAGCGCGGCATGTGGCTGCTTTATGCCACCGTGTTGCTGCTTTCGGCGCTCGTGTATCGGCTTGGCTTTGCCCGCCGCCTGCCGCTGTTAAAAAGCGTCATCATTTATACGTTGCTCGCGCTCGGCTGCACGATTTTGACGTTTTTCGCCGTTTTTTTGCCGGTTGCGGAAGGATTGGCGGTGGCCGCTCTCGTATTAATCATTTACAAAGTTCGCCTCAAGCAGGCGAAACAGGAAGAGAAGCCATAA
- the typA gene encoding translational GTPase TypA — protein sequence MTNQRLDLRNIAIIAHVDHGKTTLVDQLLRQSGTFRENEQVEERALDRNDLERERGITILAKNTAVLYKGTRINILDTPGHADFGGEVERIMRLVDGVLLVVDAYEGCMPQTRFVLKKALEQQLVPIVVVNKIDREFARPAEVVDEVIDLFIELGASEEQLEFPVVYTSALRGTSSLDPDRQDGDMTALFETIIRHIPAPADNRDEPLQFQVALLDYNEYVGRIGIGRIFRGTMKTGQQVALLKRDGAVKLFRVTKLFGFIGLKRIEIEEAHAGDIVAVAGMEDINVGETVCPPDHQEPLPPLHIDEPTLKMTFLVNNSPFAGREGKHVTARKLEERLRTQLETDVSLRVEPTESPDAWVVSGRGELHLAILIENMRREGYELQVSKPEVIVKEIDGVLCEPVERVVIDVPEEYTGAVMESLGSRKGELADMVHGGNGQVRLVFLVPSRGLIGYRSEFMSLTRGYGILNHSFDHYAPVQPGAIGGRRQGVLVSMETGKATAYSIMQLEDRGTIFVEPGTEVYEGMIVGEHNRENDLVVNICREKHITNVRSSTKEQTVTMKKPRLLTLEEALEYLNDDEYCEVTPTSIRLRKKILNKSEREKAEKKKKAAQQAK from the coding sequence TTGACGAATCAACGATTGGATTTGCGCAATATTGCGATTATCGCCCACGTCGACCACGGAAAAACAACGCTCGTCGACCAGCTGCTTCGGCAGTCAGGGACGTTTCGTGAAAACGAGCAAGTCGAGGAGCGGGCGCTTGACCGCAATGATTTGGAGCGGGAGCGCGGCATTACGATTTTGGCGAAGAACACAGCGGTGTTATATAAAGGAACACGCATTAATATTTTAGATACGCCGGGACACGCCGATTTCGGCGGGGAGGTTGAGCGGATTATGCGCCTTGTCGACGGTGTTTTGCTCGTCGTCGACGCATACGAAGGATGCATGCCGCAAACGCGGTTCGTGCTGAAAAAAGCGCTTGAGCAGCAGCTCGTGCCGATCGTCGTCGTCAACAAAATCGACCGCGAGTTCGCCCGCCCGGCGGAAGTCGTCGATGAAGTGATCGATTTATTTATCGAGCTTGGCGCTTCCGAGGAGCAGCTTGAGTTTCCGGTTGTATACACGTCGGCGCTGCGCGGAACATCAAGCCTTGATCCGGACCGGCAAGATGGCGACATGACCGCCTTGTTTGAAACGATCATCCGCCATATTCCGGCGCCGGCTGACAACCGCGACGAGCCGCTGCAATTTCAAGTGGCGCTGCTCGATTACAATGAATACGTCGGCCGCATCGGCATCGGCCGTATCTTTCGCGGCACGATGAAAACCGGCCAGCAAGTCGCTTTGTTAAAGCGCGACGGCGCCGTGAAATTGTTCCGCGTCACGAAGCTGTTTGGCTTTATCGGCTTAAAGCGGATCGAGATTGAAGAGGCGCACGCGGGCGATATCGTCGCTGTCGCCGGAATGGAAGACATTAACGTCGGTGAAACGGTGTGCCCGCCTGACCACCAAGAGCCGCTGCCGCCGCTTCACATTGACGAGCCGACGTTGAAAATGACGTTTCTCGTCAACAACAGCCCGTTTGCCGGGCGTGAAGGCAAGCATGTCACCGCCCGCAAGCTGGAAGAGCGGCTGCGCACCCAGCTTGAGACTGACGTCAGTTTGCGCGTTGAGCCGACGGAGTCGCCGGATGCGTGGGTCGTTTCCGGCCGTGGCGAGCTCCATTTAGCCATTTTAATCGAAAATATGCGCCGTGAAGGATACGAATTGCAAGTATCGAAGCCAGAGGTTATTGTCAAGGAGATCGATGGCGTTCTATGTGAGCCGGTCGAGCGGGTTGTCATCGATGTTCCTGAAGAATACACCGGGGCCGTTATGGAATCGCTGGGCAGCCGCAAAGGCGAGCTTGCTGATATGGTGCACGGCGGCAACGGGCAAGTGCGCCTCGTCTTTCTTGTGCCGTCGCGCGGCTTGATTGGCTACCGGAGCGAGTTTATGTCGCTGACGCGCGGGTATGGCATTTTAAACCACTCGTTTGACCATTACGCCCCGGTGCAGCCCGGTGCAATCGGCGGCCGCCGCCAAGGGGTGCTCGTCTCGATGGAAACCGGCAAGGCGACAGCTTACAGCATCATGCAGCTTGAAGACCGCGGCACGATTTTTGTAGAGCCGGGTACGGAAGTGTATGAAGGGATGATCGTCGGCGAACACAACCGCGAAAACGACCTTGTCGTCAACATTTGCCGCGAAAAACATATTACAAACGTGCGCTCGTCGACGAAAGAGCAGACGGTAACGATGAAAAAGCCGCGTCTTTTGACGCTTGAAGAAGCGCTTGAATATTTGAATGACGATGAATACTGCGAAGTGACGCCAACATCGATCCGCTTGCGCAAAAAAATCTTAAACAAAAGTGAGCGCGAAAAAGCGGAGAAGAAAAAGAAAGCCGCCCAACAGGCGAAATAA
- a CDS encoding DUF5325 family protein → MKRIQLVPLLLAIFAVAAIMAIGVFIAEQSVIGIAASTLIFIAMMGVGFAYKKRTRE, encoded by the coding sequence ATGAAACGCATCCAGCTCGTGCCGCTGCTGCTCGCGATTTTCGCGGTTGCCGCCATCATGGCGATCGGCGTTTTTATCGCCGAACAAAGCGTCATCGGCATCGCTGCCTCCACACTCATTTTTATCGCCATGATGGGCGTCGGGTTTGCTTATAAAAAACGGACGCGCGAATAA
- a CDS encoding inositol monophosphatase family protein, which translates to MAGKWEEIDQYARQWIKEAGRRIRASFAEQLTVEAKENRNDLVTNVDRGIEQFFAEHIRRQFPSHHVLGEEGFGDELAALDGIVWVIDPIDGTMNFIHQQRHFAVSVGIFEDGAGQLGYVYDVVFDELYSAQKGRGLFFNGKPLDRLQPVPIAESIIAVNATWLMENRRIDHRPLVRLAKEARGTRSYGSAALELAYVAAGRLDAYISPRLSPWDFAGGMILIEEAGGVVTNLDGEPLDLLSRNSVLAAKPGVHGEILQRYLQQ; encoded by the coding sequence ATGGCAGGAAAATGGGAAGAGATCGACCAATATGCCCGGCAATGGATTAAAGAAGCAGGACGGCGCATTCGCGCCTCGTTTGCCGAACAGCTGACTGTCGAAGCGAAAGAAAATCGCAACGACTTAGTAACAAACGTTGATCGCGGCATTGAACAATTTTTTGCCGAACACATCCGCCGTCAGTTTCCCAGCCATCATGTATTGGGTGAAGAAGGGTTCGGCGATGAACTCGCTGCCTTGGACGGCATTGTATGGGTCATTGACCCGATTGACGGAACGATGAACTTCATCCACCAGCAGCGTCATTTCGCTGTGTCGGTCGGCATTTTTGAAGATGGAGCCGGCCAGCTTGGCTATGTGTATGACGTCGTCTTTGACGAGCTGTACTCCGCGCAAAAAGGGCGGGGGCTGTTTTTCAACGGCAAGCCGCTCGACCGCCTGCAGCCGGTGCCGATCGCGGAATCGATCATCGCTGTCAACGCGACATGGCTGATGGAAAACCGCCGCATCGACCACCGTCCGCTCGTGCGGCTGGCCAAAGAGGCGCGCGGCACGCGTTCGTATGGGTCGGCGGCGCTCGAGCTGGCGTATGTTGCTGCCGGACGTTTGGATGCGTATATTTCACCGCGCCTGTCGCCATGGGATTTTGCCGGCGGGATGATTTTAATCGAGGAAGCGGGCGGGGTCGTGACGAACTTAGACGGTGAGCCGCTTGATCTGCTCAGCCGCAATTCGGTGCTCGCCGCCAAACCGGGAGTACACGGGGAAATTTTGCAGCGTTATCTGCAACAATGA
- a CDS encoding UPF0223 family protein: MGYSYPFSYDWSTKEIIDVIKFFTAVETVYERGMRREELMDVYRRFKEIVPSKSEENRLYAEFEKESGYSSYAVMKRAKEAKNGDWIRIEPSGLKRGR, from the coding sequence ATGGGGTATTCCTACCCGTTTTCCTATGATTGGTCAACAAAGGAAATCATTGATGTCATTAAATTTTTTACGGCGGTTGAAACGGTGTATGAACGAGGGATGAGGCGCGAAGAGCTGATGGACGTCTACCGTCGGTTCAAAGAGATCGTCCCGTCGAAAAGCGAGGAAAACCGGCTGTATGCCGAGTTTGAAAAAGAAAGCGGCTATTCGTCGTATGCGGTCATGAAGCGGGCGAAAGAGGCGAAAAACGGTGACTGGATCCGCATCGAACCAAGCGGGCTGAAGCGCGGTAGGTAA
- a CDS encoding NAD(P)H-dependent flavin oxidoreductase: protein MEWKTRVTELLGITYPIIQGGLAYLAYADLAAAVSNAGGLGQITAMSLESPERLREEIRKVKDKTDRPFGVNFAIGQHGRPFAHMLEAALDEGVPVVSVTGGNPAPFFELLKGTNVKTLVLVAAVRQAVKAEELGADAVMVVGQEGGGHLGKYDTGTFVLIPKVVDSVSIPVIASGGIADGRGLMAALALGAEGIEMGTRFIATKECVHAHPVYKEMIVNATEHDTVVIKRSLGAPGRAIANQWTEKILEIERQGGTYEDLKEYISGEANRRFIYEGKVDEGFAWAGQAIGLIRDIPSVAELFARMIGEAEQIRRRWAN from the coding sequence ATGGAATGGAAAACGAGAGTGACAGAACTGCTTGGCATTACATACCCGATCATTCAAGGGGGGCTTGCCTACTTGGCGTACGCCGATTTGGCCGCGGCTGTCTCGAATGCGGGCGGCCTCGGACAAATTACGGCGATGTCGCTTGAAAGCCCGGAGCGGCTGCGCGAGGAAATCCGCAAAGTGAAAGACAAAACCGACCGGCCGTTTGGAGTTAATTTTGCCATCGGCCAGCACGGCCGCCCGTTCGCTCATATGCTTGAGGCGGCGCTTGATGAGGGCGTGCCGGTCGTCTCGGTCACCGGCGGCAATCCGGCGCCGTTTTTTGAACTGCTGAAAGGAACGAACGTCAAAACATTAGTGCTTGTCGCAGCTGTTCGCCAAGCGGTCAAAGCGGAAGAGCTTGGCGCCGATGCGGTGATGGTCGTCGGGCAGGAAGGGGGCGGCCACCTTGGCAAATATGACACCGGCACGTTCGTCCTCATCCCGAAAGTCGTTGATTCCGTATCGATTCCGGTCATCGCCTCTGGCGGCATCGCCGATGGGCGCGGGCTGATGGCGGCGCTGGCGCTCGGGGCCGAAGGAATCGAAATGGGGACGCGGTTTATTGCCACGAAAGAATGCGTCCACGCCCATCCGGTGTATAAAGAAATGATCGTTAACGCCACGGAGCATGACACGGTTGTCATTAAACGGTCGCTCGGGGCGCCGGGGCGGGCGATCGCCAACCAGTGGACGGAAAAAATATTGGAAATCGAGCGCCAAGGCGGCACGTACGAAGACTTGAAAGAATATATTAGCGGGGAGGCAAACCGGCGCTTCATTTATGAAGGAAAGGTGGATGAAGGGTTCGCTTGGGCCGGGCAGGCGATCGGGCTCATTCGCGACATTCCGTCCGTCGCGGAGCTGTTTGCCCGCATGATCGGTGAGGCGGAACAAATTCGGCGCCGCTGGGCAAACTAA
- a CDS encoding aminotransferase class I/II-fold pyridoxal phosphate-dependent enzyme, whose amino-acid sequence MSQLETPLFTGLLEHAKKDPVQFHIPGHKKGAGMDPEFRAFIGENALAIDLINISPLDDLHHPKGMIKRAQELAAEAFGADYTFFSVQGTSGAIMAMVMSVAGPGDKIIVPRNVHKSVMSAIVFSGATPIFIHPEIDKELGISHGITPQAVEKALEQHPDAKGVLVINPTYFGIAGDLKKIVEIAHSYNVPVLVDEAHGVHIHFHEDLPLSAMQAGADMAATSVHKLGGSLTQSSILNVREGLVSAKHVQAILSMLTTTSTSYLLLASLDVARKQLATKGRELIDKAIRLADWTRRQINEIPYLYCVGEEILGTEATYDYDPTKLIISVKELGLTGHDVEQWLRETYHIEVELSDLYNILCIITPGDGEREASLLVEALRRLSEQFSYQAEKGVKPKVLLPDIPALALTPRDAFYAETEIVPFHESAGRIIAEFVMVYPPGIPIFIPGEIITEENLKYIETNLAAGLPVQGPEDDTLQTLRVIKEYKPIR is encoded by the coding sequence TTGTCGCAACTTGAAACACCATTGTTTACCGGACTGCTGGAACACGCCAAAAAAGATCCGGTCCAATTTCACATTCCCGGCCATAAAAAAGGAGCCGGCATGGATCCGGAATTTCGCGCCTTCATCGGCGAAAACGCCTTGGCGATCGATTTAATCAACATCAGCCCGCTCGATGATTTGCACCATCCGAAAGGGATGATTAAGCGGGCGCAAGAGCTCGCTGCTGAAGCGTTTGGCGCCGATTATACGTTTTTCTCGGTTCAAGGGACGAGCGGCGCGATTATGGCGATGGTCATGTCGGTCGCCGGACCGGGCGATAAAATCATTGTACCGCGCAACGTCCATAAATCAGTGATGTCGGCGATCGTGTTTTCCGGAGCCACGCCGATTTTTATCCATCCGGAAATCGATAAGGAGCTCGGCATTTCGCACGGCATTACGCCGCAGGCGGTGGAAAAAGCGCTTGAGCAGCACCCGGACGCCAAAGGAGTGCTCGTCATCAACCCGACGTACTTCGGCATTGCCGGCGACTTGAAAAAAATCGTCGAGATCGCCCACTCGTATAATGTTCCTGTACTCGTTGACGAAGCGCACGGAGTGCACATCCATTTTCACGAAGACTTGCCGCTCTCGGCGATGCAAGCCGGCGCCGATATGGCGGCGACAAGCGTTCATAAGCTCGGTGGATCGCTGACGCAAAGTTCGATTTTAAACGTGCGCGAAGGGCTCGTCTCGGCTAAACATGTACAGGCGATTTTAAGCATGTTAACGACGACGTCGACATCGTATTTGCTGCTTGCTTCGCTCGATGTCGCCCGCAAACAGCTGGCGACGAAAGGGCGGGAACTCATTGACAAGGCGATCCGCCTCGCCGACTGGACGCGGCGGCAAATCAACGAGATCCCGTATTTATATTGCGTCGGCGAGGAAATTCTAGGCACAGAGGCGACATACGACTACGATCCAACGAAGCTGATCATTTCTGTCAAAGAGCTCGGATTGACCGGCCATGATGTTGAGCAATGGCTCCGGGAAACGTACCACATCGAAGTGGAACTTTCCGACTTATATAACATTTTGTGCATCATCACCCCGGGTGATGGCGAGCGCGAGGCCAGCCTGCTCGTCGAGGCGCTCCGCCGCTTATCAGAGCAATTCAGCTACCAAGCTGAAAAAGGGGTGAAACCGAAAGTGCTGCTCCCGGACATCCCAGCGCTCGCCTTGACGCCGCGCGATGCGTTTTATGCCGAAACGGAAATCGTGCCGTTTCACGAGTCGGCGGGCCGGATTATCGCCGAGTTTGTGATGGTGTACCCGCCGGGCATCCCGATTTTTATCCCGGGCGAGATCATTACGGAAGAAAACTTGAAGTACATCGAAACGAATTTGGCCGCCGGCCTTCCCGTTCAAGGCCCGGAAGATGATACGCTGCAAACGTTGCGCGTGATTAAAGAATATAAACCGATTCGCTGA
- a CDS encoding GapA-binding peptide SR1P: MGTIVCQACEATIAYFEDEKVTTLYGKCDCCEHDDEGGERE, translated from the coding sequence ATGGGCACGATCGTATGTCAAGCGTGCGAAGCGACGATTGCGTATTTTGAAGACGAAAAAGTGACAACGCTTTACGGAAAATGCGATTGCTGCGAACACGACGACGAAGGCGGAGAAAGAGAGTAA
- a CDS encoding DUF1885 family protein, producing MNTRLKLPEGKTITIEEAKQLLERYRTALSKTGEQLGWAYEQAAFPYTVHEREAVLYLQGDGRLYKGMAISVQTAGEETFIDVALPPGATNGDKGKANEFSKWLAKTLGGELHLFSGRTMTFGGL from the coding sequence TTGAACACGCGCCTGAAGCTGCCGGAAGGGAAAACGATTACAATCGAGGAAGCGAAACAGCTGCTCGAGCGCTACCGGACGGCGTTAAGCAAAACCGGGGAGCAGCTCGGCTGGGCGTACGAACAGGCCGCTTTCCCGTATACGGTGCATGAACGCGAGGCTGTGCTATATTTGCAAGGGGACGGCCGTCTATACAAAGGAATGGCCATTTCGGTGCAAACAGCCGGAGAAGAAACGTTCATTGATGTGGCGCTGCCGCCGGGAGCGACAAACGGGGATAAAGGGAAAGCGAATGAATTCAGCAAATGGCTGGCGAAAACGCTTGGCGGTGAACTGCATTTGTTCAGCGGCCGAACGATGACATTTGGCGGCTTGTAA
- the lpdA gene encoding dihydrolipoyl dehydrogenase: MVVGDFAIETETLVVGAGPGGYVAAIRAAQLGQKVTIVEKGNLGGVCLNVGCIPSKALISASHRYEQAKHSEEIGIKAENVTVDFSKVQEWKASVVKKLTGGVEGLLKGNKVEIVKGEAYFVDANTVRVVNGDSAQTYTFKNAIIATGSRPIELPNFKFSNRILDSTGALSLGEIPKSLVVIGGGYIGIELGTAYANFGTKVTILEGAGEILSGFEKQMAAIIKRRLKKKGVEVVTNALAKGAEERADGVTVTYEANGETKTVDADYVLVTVGRRPNTDELGLEQIGIKMTDRGLIEVDQQCRTSVPNIFAIGDIVPGPALAHKASYEGKVAAEAIAGHPSVVDYVAIPAVVFSDPECASVGYFEQQAKDEGIDVIAAKFPFAANGRALALNDTDGFLKLVVRKEDGVVIGAQIIGPSASDMIAELGLAIEAGMTAEDIALTIHAHPTLGEIAMEAAEVALGTPIHIIAK, encoded by the coding sequence ATGGTAGTTGGCGATTTTGCAATTGAAACGGAAACGCTCGTCGTCGGCGCCGGCCCTGGCGGCTATGTCGCCGCCATCCGCGCCGCACAGCTCGGCCAAAAAGTGACGATTGTTGAAAAAGGGAATTTAGGCGGCGTCTGCTTAAATGTCGGCTGCATCCCGTCGAAAGCGCTCATCTCGGCCAGCCATCGCTATGAGCAGGCGAAACATTCCGAGGAGATAGGCATTAAGGCAGAAAACGTCACGGTAGACTTCTCAAAAGTGCAGGAATGGAAGGCAAGCGTCGTCAAAAAGTTGACGGGCGGCGTTGAAGGGCTGTTAAAAGGAAACAAAGTGGAGATTGTCAAAGGGGAAGCCTATTTCGTCGATGCGAACACGGTGCGTGTCGTCAACGGCGACAGCGCGCAGACGTACACGTTTAAAAACGCTATTATCGCCACCGGTTCGCGCCCGATTGAGCTGCCGAACTTCAAGTTTTCTAACCGCATTCTCGACTCGACCGGAGCGCTCAGCCTCGGGGAAATTCCGAAATCGCTCGTCGTCATCGGCGGCGGCTACATCGGCATCGAGCTTGGTACAGCTTACGCCAACTTCGGAACGAAAGTGACGATTTTAGAAGGGGCCGGCGAAATCTTATCCGGTTTTGAAAAGCAAATGGCGGCCATCATTAAACGCCGCCTAAAGAAAAAAGGCGTCGAAGTGGTAACGAATGCGCTCGCAAAAGGTGCCGAAGAGCGCGCAGATGGCGTTACCGTCACGTACGAAGCCAACGGTGAAACGAAAACCGTTGACGCTGACTACGTGCTTGTGACGGTCGGCCGCCGGCCGAACACCGACGAGCTCGGCCTTGAACAAATCGGCATTAAAATGACGGACCGCGGCTTAATTGAAGTGGATCAACAATGCCGCACAAGCGTCCCGAACATTTTCGCCATCGGCGACATCGTGCCGGGGCCAGCGCTTGCCCATAAGGCATCGTATGAAGGGAAAGTAGCGGCCGAAGCCATCGCCGGCCATCCGTCCGTCGTTGATTATGTCGCCATTCCGGCGGTCGTTTTCTCCGATCCGGAATGCGCTTCGGTTGGCTACTTTGAGCAGCAGGCGAAAGATGAAGGCATCGATGTCATCGCGGCGAAGTTTCCGTTTGCCGCCAATGGCCGCGCCTTGGCGTTAAACGACACGGACGGCTTCCTGAAGCTTGTCGTCCGCAAAGAAGACGGCGTCGTCATCGGAGCGCAAATCATCGGTCCGAGCGCATCCGATATGATCGCCGAGCTGGGATTGGCCATTGAAGCCGGCATGACGGCAGAAGACATCGCATTGACGATCCATGCCCATCCGACGCTTGGGGAAATCGCCATGGAAGCGGCCGAGGTGGCGCTTGGCACACCGATTCATATCATTGCGAAGTAA
- a CDS encoding dihydrolipoamide acetyltransferase family protein, with the protein MAFEFKLPDIGEGIHEGEIVKWFVKPGDEVNEDDVLCEVQNDKAVVEIPSPVKGKVLEILVPEGTVATVGQTLITLDAPGYENMTFKGQEHEEETKKEEKTETVSKEENVGAAAPAAAAEADPNRRVIAMPSVRKYAREKGVDIRLVQGTGKNGRVLKEDVDAFLAGGAQPAAQPAPAPEVEEKAAPAAAKPAVPEGEFPETREKMSGIRRAIAKAMVHSKHTAPHVTLMDEADVTKLVAHRKKFKAIAAEKGIKLTFLPYVVKALVSALREYPVLNTSIDDETEEIIHKHYYNIGIAADTDRGLLVPVIKHADRKPIFALAQEINELAEKARDGKLAPNEMKGASCTITNIGSAGGQWFTPVINHPEVAILGIGRIAEKPIVRDGEIVAAPVLALSLSFDHRMIDGATAQKALNHIKRLLSDPELLLMEA; encoded by the coding sequence GTGGCATTTGAATTTAAGCTGCCGGACATTGGCGAAGGCATTCATGAAGGCGAGATCGTTAAATGGTTTGTGAAGCCGGGCGATGAAGTGAACGAAGATGACGTATTGTGCGAAGTGCAAAACGACAAGGCGGTCGTGGAAATTCCGTCCCCGGTGAAAGGGAAAGTGCTTGAGATCCTCGTCCCGGAAGGAACGGTCGCAACGGTCGGACAAACGCTCATTACGCTTGATGCGCCGGGATATGAAAACATGACGTTTAAAGGGCAAGAGCACGAAGAAGAGACGAAAAAAGAGGAAAAAACGGAAACGGTGTCGAAAGAGGAAAACGTTGGGGCCGCTGCCCCGGCAGCCGCAGCGGAAGCCGATCCAAACCGCCGCGTCATCGCGATGCCGTCTGTGCGCAAATATGCGCGTGAAAAAGGAGTGGACATTCGCCTCGTTCAAGGGACGGGCAAAAATGGCCGCGTCTTAAAAGAAGATGTCGACGCTTTCCTCGCCGGCGGCGCGCAACCGGCAGCCCAACCGGCTCCGGCACCGGAAGTTGAAGAAAAAGCAGCGCCGGCAGCGGCGAAACCGGCTGTGCCGGAAGGCGAATTCCCGGAAACGCGCGAGAAAATGAGCGGCATTCGCCGGGCGATCGCCAAAGCGATGGTGCATTCGAAACATACAGCTCCGCATGTGACGCTCATGGACGAAGCCGACGTGACGAAACTCGTTGCCCACCGGAAAAAGTTCAAGGCGATCGCAGCGGAAAAAGGCATCAAGCTGACGTTCTTGCCGTATGTCGTCAAAGCGCTCGTTTCGGCGCTGCGTGAATATCCAGTGCTGAATACGTCGATCGATGATGAAACGGAAGAAATCATCCATAAGCATTATTACAACATCGGCATCGCTGCTGACACGGACCGTGGTTTGCTCGTGCCGGTCATTAAACATGCTGACCGGAAGCCGATTTTCGCGTTGGCGCAAGAAATTAACGAGCTCGCTGAAAAAGCGCGCGACGGCAAACTAGCGCCAAATGAAATGAAAGGCGCATCGTGCACGATTACGAACATCGGCTCCGCCGGCGGGCAATGGTTCACCCCGGTCATCAATCATCCGGAGGTAGCGATTCTTGGCATCGGCCGCATCGCGGAAAAACCGATCGTTCGCGACGGTGAAATCGTCGCCGCTCCGGTCCTGGCGCTTTCGTTGAGCTTTGACCATCGAATGATCGACGGAGCGACGGCGCAAAAAGCGCTCAACCACATAAAACGGCTGTTAAGCGACCCAGAACTATTATTAATGGAGGCGTAA
- the pdhB gene encoding pyruvate dehydrogenase complex E1 component subunit beta — protein sequence MAQMTMVQAITDALRIELKNDPNVLVFGEDVGVNGGVFRATEGLQAEFGEERVFDTPLAESGIGGLAIGLALQGFRPVPEIQFFGFVYEVMDSISGQMARIRYRTGGRYHMPITVRSPFGGGVHTPELHSDSLEGLVAQQPGLKVVIPSTPYDAKGLLISAIRDNDPVIFLEHLKLYRSFRQEVPEGEYTIPIGKADVKREGKDITIIAYGAMVHESLKAAAELEKEGISAEVVDLRTVQPLDIETIIGSVEKTGRAIVVQEAQRQAGIAANVVAEINERAILSLEAPVLRVAAPDTVYPFAQAESVWLPNFKDVMETAKKVMNF from the coding sequence ATGGCGCAAATGACAATGGTTCAAGCGATCACCGATGCGCTGCGCATCGAGTTGAAAAACGATCCGAACGTGCTTGTTTTCGGGGAAGACGTTGGGGTCAACGGCGGCGTATTCCGGGCGACCGAAGGGCTGCAAGCCGAATTCGGTGAAGAGCGCGTGTTTGACACGCCGCTGGCCGAATCGGGAATCGGCGGTTTGGCAATCGGCTTGGCGCTGCAAGGATTTCGTCCGGTGCCGGAAATCCAGTTTTTTGGCTTCGTTTACGAAGTGATGGATTCGATTTCCGGACAAATGGCGCGCATTCGCTATCGCACCGGCGGCCGCTACCATATGCCGATTACGGTCCGCTCACCGTTTGGCGGCGGCGTCCATACGCCGGAATTGCACTCGGACAGCCTAGAAGGGCTTGTCGCCCAGCAGCCAGGGCTGAAGGTCGTGATTCCGTCGACGCCGTATGACGCCAAAGGGCTGCTCATTTCGGCGATCCGCGACAACGATCCGGTCATTTTCCTTGAACATTTGAAGCTGTACCGCTCGTTCCGCCAAGAAGTGCCGGAAGGGGAGTACACGATTCCGATCGGCAAAGCGGACGTGAAGCGTGAAGGAAAAGACATCACGATCATCGCTTACGGCGCCATGGTGCATGAATCGTTAAAAGCGGCGGCAGAATTAGAGAAGGAAGGCATTTCTGCCGAAGTCGTCGACTTGCGCACCGTGCAGCCGCTCGATATCGAAACGATTATCGGCTCGGTGGAGAAAACAGGCCGCGCCATCGTCGTTCAAGAAGCGCAGCGGCAGGCTGGCATCGCCGCCAACGTCGTTGCTGAAATTAACGAACGGGCCATTTTAAGCCTCGAGGCGCCGGTGCTCCGCGTTGCCGCGCCGGATACCGTGTATCCGTTCGCCCAAGCGGAATCGGTGTGGCTGCCGAACTTTAAAGATGTCATGGAAACGGCGAAGAAAGTGATGAACTTCTAA